The region TGTGGCCTTGCCGCCAGAAAGCCTTCAGGTGTTTGCCTGAGATGGCTGCTGATATGGCGCTGCCAATACCAGGCAAATTGAACCGCAGCAGCTCGCAGGCGCAACTCGGCGATAAGATTTTTGTGGTCGGCGGCAAGCTGCTGTTACTGCTGCTGTTGAGCATTGCGGTCTTGATGCCCTTGCTGGCGATTTTCTGGCGGGGCTTCAGTGCTGAAGACGGTCAGGGTGGCGGCTGGGTGGCAGCGCGTGAGTTGGTCACCAGCGATAATTTTCATTGGTTGCTCGGTAACAGCCTTAAGGTTTCGCTCAGCGTAGCGGCGATTGTCGTACCGCTTGCCTACCTGTTTGCCTATGCGCTGCAGCGCACCATGATCCCCGGAAAACGCATCTGGCGCGGGTTGTCACTGCTGCCGCTGATGGCGCCCTCGATGTTGCCCGGCATTGCGCTGGTGTACCTGTTCGGTAATCAGGGCATGTTGCGCGGACTGGTCTCGGACAACATTTACGGCTTCTGGGGCATTGTTCTCGGGGAAGCGATTTATACCTTCCCTCATGCATTGATGATTTTGCTTTCGGCGTTGTCGCTGGCCGATGCGCGTTTGTTTGACGCCGCCTCAAGCATGGGCGCGGGACCGTTCAAGGCGTTTCGCAGCATCACCTGGCCGGGCACCAGGCAGGCTGTGTTTGCAGCATTCTGTCTGGTGTTCACCCTGACCATTACGGATTTCGGTGTGCCGGTGGTGGTGGGTGGCGATTATCAAGTGCTGGCGCTGGAAGCCTACAAAGCCGTGGTTGGCCAACAACAGTTTGGGCGCGGTGCATTGATTGGCATGGTGCTGTTGTTGCCAGCGCTGTTCAGCTTCGGGGTCGATGCCTGGTTGCGTCGTCAACACGGCGACTCGATGAGCGGCCGTGCGCAAGTGTTCAAACCGGTCCCGTCGAAAGTCCGTGACCGCTGCTACCTGGCCATCGTGATGCTGATTTGCGCCGCCTTGCTGCTGGTGTTCGGGATGGCGGTGTACTCGTCGCTGGTGAAGTTCTGGCCTTACAACCTGTCGCTGTCGCTCAGTCACTACCAGTTCAACGACACCGCTGGCGGCGGCTGGCTGGCCTACCGCAATAGCGTGACCATGGCGTTGTGCGCTGCCCTGATCGGCACGGTGGTGATCTTTACCGGCGCGTATCTGATGGAAAAAACAACCGGTCAAAAGGGTCTGAATCTGGCGCTGCGCATGCTCAGTTTTGTCCCGATGGCGGTGCCGGGCCTGGTGCTGGGCTTGGGCTACGTGTTCTTTTTCAACATGAGCGGCAACCCGCTGCATGTGCTCTACGGAACCATGACGCTGCTGGTGGTGTGCACCATTGCTCACTATCTGACCACCGCACAAATGACCGCGACCACGGCCTTGCGCCAGCTCGATAGTGAATTCGAAGCGGCTGCGCTGTCCCTCAAGGCGCCGCTGTATCGCCACTACTGGCGTGTCACCGTGCCGATTTGCCTGCCCGCGTTGCTGGATATCGTGCGCTACCTGTTTGTCTCGGCGATGACCACCGTCTCGGCGGCCATCTTCCTCTACAGCCCCGACACCATCCTTGCGGCCGTGGCGGTGCTGAACATGGACGACGCCGGAAACGTCGGCGGTGCGGCGGCCATGTCGACCCTGATCCTGTTCACCTCGGCGGGCGTCTCCCTGCTGCTGGCCTGGGCTTCGCGCGGCTTGCTGCGACGCTCCCAAGCCTGGCGGCAAGGTGTCCCTGCGCAATGATTCGTGGCTCAACCTACGCTCCCACAACCTCAAGGAACCGCATCATGTTCAAGCCTCTTGCTCTTGCCGCTGCTGTCCTCACCGCTTTTAGCCTTAACGCTTTTGCCGCCAAAACCGAATTGACGGTCTACACCGCTCTCGAGGCCGAGCAGTTGAAAACCTATAAGCAAGCCTTTGAGAAGGCGTATCCGGACGTGGGCATCAAATGGGTGCGTGACTCCACCGGCATCATCACCGCCAAACTGCTGGCCGAAAAAGCCCGCCCGCAGGCAGATGCGGTCTGGGGACTGGCGGCTTCAAGCCTGGCGATTCTCGACCAGCAAGGCATGTTGCAAAACTATGCCCCCCAAGACCTGGACAAGATCGGCGCCAACTACCGCGATGCAGCCAATCCTCCGGCATGGGTGGGCATGGACGTATGGGCCGCGACCATTTGCTTCAACACCATCGAGGCTGAAAAACAGGGCCTGAGCAAACCGGTGAGCTGGCAGGACCTGACCAAGCCTGAGTACAAGGGCAAGATCGTGATGCCCAACCCCGCATCGTCGGGCACCGGCTTCCTGGACGTGAGTGCGTGGTTGCAAACCTTCGGTGAGAAGCAGGGCTGGCAGTTCATGGACGACCTGCACCAGAACATCGGGCAGTACGTTCACTCCGGCTCCAAGCCCTGCAAACTGGCAGCGGCAGGCGAATTCCCGATCGGGATCTCGTTTGAATACCCGGCGGTGCAGCTCAAGCGTCAGGGTGCACCGCTGGACATCGTGTTGCCAAAAGAAGGCCTGGGCTGGGAGATCGAAGCCACGGCGGTGATCAAAGGCACGCCACACGAAGAAGCGGCGAAGAAGCTGGCTGACTTCTCTGCCAGCCCGGCAGCGATGGAGCTGTACAAGGAAAACTTCGCCGTACTGGCGCAACCGGGGATCGCCAAGCCGCAAACCGAATTGCCAGCGGACTACGAACAACGCCTGATCAAAAATGACTTTGCCTGGGCTTCGCAAAACCGCGACAGCATCCTCGCTGAATGGCGCAAGCGCTACGACGGCAAGTCCGAGAAAGCGGCGCAGTAATTTTGCAGCTACGTAAATCCTTCAGGAGCGAGCTTGCTCACGATGCGGTGTCACGGACTCATCGCCGGGAGCCCATCGTGAGCAGGCTCGCTCCTACAGGGGGTTTGCCCTTCAGGATGTGATCATGACTCAACAGATTCTTATCGTAGGCGCCGGTATTCTCGGGTTGTCCCATGCCTATGCCGCCGCAAAGCGCGGGTTAAAAGTCCGGGTCTTCGAGCGCACCAGCACGCCGCTGGGCGCCTCGGTTCGCAACTTTGGCCAAGCGCTGGTGACCGGCCAGCCTCCAGGCGTAATGCTCGATCTGGCACGTGCAAGCCGGGCCATTTGGGGTGAGTGGGCGAAGCACGCCGGGTTCGGGCTCAAACGTAATGGTTCATTCCTGTTTGCCCGCACCGAGGCCGAAGAGCATCTGCTGGAAGCCTTTTGCCTAGGTCGGGCTCAAGCGCACGGTTATCGTGCCGAATTGTTGCGGGGGCGCGATCTGCGGGGGCTGTATGACGGCCAGTTCAGCCATCACCGTGCGGCCTTGCACGGGCTGGACGATCAGCAAGTGTATTCGCGTGAGGCCATTCCGGCGTTGATCAACTATTTGCACCGTGCGTTGGGGGTCGAATTTCACTTCTCGACACTGGTACGGGAAGTCGAACCAGGTTGCGTCCACACCACGGCGGGCAGATTCAAGGGCTCACAGGTGATTGTGTGTTCGGGGCATGATTACCAAACCCTGCTGGCCGAGCCGTTGGCCCGACTCAACCCGCGTATCTGCCGTCTGCAAATGCTCCGTGTCCGCCCGCAGGTGGATTTGAAGTTGCAGCACGCGCTGCTGACCGGTCTGAGTTGTGTGCATTACGGCGCCTTTGCCGATCTGCCGCAAGCAGCGGCGGTTCAGGCTGAAATTCTGCGGGACAGCCCGCATCTGGACCGGCACGGCATCCATTTGCTGATCAGTCCTACGCCTTACGGTGAACTGATCATCGGCGATTCTCACGACTACAGCAGCGATCCTTCGCCCTTCAATGGTGAACAGGTCGACAACTGGCTTTTGCAGCTGTGTGAAGAAACGCTGGATTGCCGGGTGCAAGTCGTCGAGCGCTGGCAGGGGGTTTATGGTGCAAAAGGGGCCAGCCCCTTCACGTGGCTGGAGGTGGCCCCCGGCTTGAATGCGGCGCTGATGCACACTGGCGTGGGCATGAGTGTGGGACCGGCGATGGCAGAGAGCAATATCGCCAGGCTATTGGGGGAAAAGTGATGGCGCACGCTCAGCAACGCAGCCTGCGGCGGCGACCGGGGAGGGTTCAGATCTGCTCCGTCAGCGCTTCGATCTGTTCCTGGCGTTCGGTCTGGCTCAGCTTGGGGTGCGGGTTGAGCGACGACCATTGCGGGTGGGCGCGGGCTTTATTCAGAGCCTCTGGGAGTTTGCCTTCGCGCCAGGTTTTATCCTGAGGCATGGCGACCTTGATACTGTCGACTGCAGCATGCCCACGGGCATTCAAGGCGTGGACCAATTGACGTTGGCGCAAGGCGAGCAAGCGCAAAACGCTGTCATCCACGGTCAGCTCGCGCTGCCCCTTGAACTTGCCCAGCAAGCGGCTGCCATAGCTGCGGGCCGTTTGCAGCGCGCCTCCGGCGATGGCCCCGGCCAGCGCTGCAGCGCCCAGTGTCAGGCCGCCCACCATCAAATCCACCCCTGCACCGGCGGCGGCACCCGCCGCAATACCACTGCCCACCCGCACCCCCAATTGCTTGAGGGTTTCGGGATTGAACAGGTCATCGCCCCAGCGTCCGTCCAATAGCGGCAAGTCACCGGCGGCGGCATCACTGGTCCGGAATCCATACAGCTTGAGCAGGGCTTCGACACAACGCTGCTCACGCTGGCGAACGGCCTGGCGCAGCTCGCCGATGGCCTGTTGCTCGACGGCTTTATCGTTGACCACGCTGCGCCGGCAG is a window of Pseudomonas taetrolens DNA encoding:
- a CDS encoding TIGR03364 family FAD-dependent oxidoreductase, with the protein product MTQQILIVGAGILGLSHAYAAAKRGLKVRVFERTSTPLGASVRNFGQALVTGQPPGVMLDLARASRAIWGEWAKHAGFGLKRNGSFLFARTEAEEHLLEAFCLGRAQAHGYRAELLRGRDLRGLYDGQFSHHRAALHGLDDQQVYSREAIPALINYLHRALGVEFHFSTLVREVEPGCVHTTAGRFKGSQVIVCSGHDYQTLLAEPLARLNPRICRLQMLRVRPQVDLKLQHALLTGLSCVHYGAFADLPQAAAVQAEILRDSPHLDRHGIHLLISPTPYGELIIGDSHDYSSDPSPFNGEQVDNWLLQLCEETLDCRVQVVERWQGVYGAKGASPFTWLEVAPGLNAALMHTGVGMSVGPAMAESNIARLLGEK
- a CDS encoding putative 2-aminoethylphosphonate ABC transporter permease subunit; protein product: MAADMALPIPGKLNRSSSQAQLGDKIFVVGGKLLLLLLLSIAVLMPLLAIFWRGFSAEDGQGGGWVAARELVTSDNFHWLLGNSLKVSLSVAAIVVPLAYLFAYALQRTMIPGKRIWRGLSLLPLMAPSMLPGIALVYLFGNQGMLRGLVSDNIYGFWGIVLGEAIYTFPHALMILLSALSLADARLFDAASSMGAGPFKAFRSITWPGTRQAVFAAFCLVFTLTITDFGVPVVVGGDYQVLALEAYKAVVGQQQFGRGALIGMVLLLPALFSFGVDAWLRRQHGDSMSGRAQVFKPVPSKVRDRCYLAIVMLICAALLLVFGMAVYSSLVKFWPYNLSLSLSHYQFNDTAGGGWLAYRNSVTMALCAALIGTVVIFTGAYLMEKTTGQKGLNLALRMLSFVPMAVPGLVLGLGYVFFFNMSGNPLHVLYGTMTLLVVCTIAHYLTTAQMTATTALRQLDSEFEAAALSLKAPLYRHYWRVTVPICLPALLDIVRYLFVSAMTTVSAAIFLYSPDTILAAVAVLNMDDAGNVGGAAAMSTLILFTSAGVSLLLAWASRGLLRRSQAWRQGVPAQ
- a CDS encoding putative 2-aminoethylphosphonate ABC transporter substrate-binding protein → MFKPLALAAAVLTAFSLNAFAAKTELTVYTALEAEQLKTYKQAFEKAYPDVGIKWVRDSTGIITAKLLAEKARPQADAVWGLAASSLAILDQQGMLQNYAPQDLDKIGANYRDAANPPAWVGMDVWAATICFNTIEAEKQGLSKPVSWQDLTKPEYKGKIVMPNPASSGTGFLDVSAWLQTFGEKQGWQFMDDLHQNIGQYVHSGSKPCKLAAAGEFPIGISFEYPAVQLKRQGAPLDIVLPKEGLGWEIEATAVIKGTPHEEAAKKLADFSASPAAMELYKENFAVLAQPGIAKPQTELPADYEQRLIKNDFAWASQNRDSILAEWRKRYDGKSEKAAQ